One Agrococcus jenensis genomic region harbors:
- a CDS encoding glycoside hydrolase family 43 protein — protein MTRSPRPHAWLAGGALAVAAGLLAGCASGPPPTEPVLADDFADPDVVQTDEGYWAYSTESNRQTVPTAFSEDLVTWERRGDAMPELPSWVIPGKTWAPEVTALAPDRFALYFTATDFESGRQCIGVAISAEAGGPFEVQGDGMLVCPAEDGGAIDASTAVIDGQRWLVWKNDGNAVGVDTWIQAAPLTDDGLALDGETVRLIRQDQAWEGELVEAPTLVVHDEGLTLLYSANSYGGDQYAIGYATAPSMDGPWTKAEEPLLTTAATGDEVRGPGGQDVVGAPDGSARLIFHGWDPSYTYRSLHVAPLEWDGLEPVVGIG, from the coding sequence ATGACGCGGTCGCCTCGTCCGCATGCCTGGCTGGCGGGCGGGGCGCTCGCCGTCGCCGCGGGGCTGCTCGCCGGCTGTGCAAGCGGCCCGCCGCCCACCGAGCCGGTGCTCGCGGACGACTTCGCCGATCCGGATGTCGTGCAGACGGACGAGGGCTACTGGGCGTACTCGACCGAGTCCAACCGGCAGACGGTGCCGACTGCCTTCTCCGAGGATCTCGTGACCTGGGAGCGACGCGGCGACGCGATGCCGGAGCTGCCGTCGTGGGTCATCCCGGGCAAGACGTGGGCGCCGGAGGTGACGGCGCTCGCGCCGGATCGCTTCGCGCTCTACTTCACGGCGACCGACTTCGAGTCGGGCCGCCAGTGCATCGGCGTCGCGATCTCGGCAGAGGCAGGCGGCCCGTTCGAGGTGCAGGGCGACGGGATGCTCGTCTGCCCGGCGGAGGACGGCGGCGCGATCGACGCCTCGACGGCCGTCATCGACGGGCAGCGCTGGCTCGTCTGGAAGAACGACGGCAACGCCGTCGGTGTCGACACCTGGATTCAGGCGGCGCCGCTGACCGACGACGGGCTCGCGCTCGACGGCGAGACGGTGCGGCTCATCCGCCAGGACCAGGCGTGGGAGGGCGAGCTCGTCGAGGCACCGACGCTCGTCGTGCACGACGAGGGGCTCACGCTGCTCTACTCGGCCAACTCCTACGGCGGCGACCAGTACGCGATCGGCTACGCGACCGCGCCGTCGATGGACGGCCCGTGGACGAAGGCCGAGGAGCCGCTGCTCACCACGGCGGCGACCGGCGACGAGGTGCGGGGCCCGGGAGGGCAGGACGTCGTCGGGGCGCCGGATGGCTCGGCGCGGCTGATCTTCCACGGCTGGGACCCGAGCTACACCTACCGATCGCTGCACGTCGCGCCGCTCGAGTGGGACGGGCTGGAGCCGGTCGTCGGCATCGGCTGA
- a CDS encoding carbohydrate ABC transporter permease gives MSTATAAPTPAPGQAPTPTPTSTASRRRPPRQRAGMWARWLVLVVIALLFISPLVFMLLTSFKTRADATSLPPQWLPEEWTLQAYESILGATATPVFTWFLNSMLAAALHAALVVVTATLAAYPLARMQFRGKGIVFGAVIATLLVPPVILIIPNYLIVSELGWLNSLMAVIVPTAASAFGVFLMRQFFLSLPPELEEAARLDGANPWSTFVHIILPLAKPAIATLALLAFLGNWNDFLWPVYVLFNPDVQTLPAGLATLQSANAVRYDLLMAGAVIASAPVLLLYVLLQRFIVEGVSRSGIKG, from the coding sequence ATGAGCACAGCGACCGCGGCGCCGACGCCAGCACCGGGACAGGCGCCGACGCCGACACCGACGTCGACGGCGAGCCGGCGACGGCCGCCGAGGCAGCGCGCCGGCATGTGGGCGCGCTGGCTCGTGCTCGTGGTGATCGCGCTGCTCTTCATCAGCCCGCTCGTCTTCATGCTGCTCACGTCGTTCAAGACGCGGGCCGACGCGACGAGCCTGCCGCCGCAGTGGCTGCCGGAGGAGTGGACGCTCCAGGCCTACGAGTCGATCCTCGGCGCCACGGCCACCCCGGTGTTCACGTGGTTCCTCAACAGCATGCTCGCCGCGGCTCTGCACGCGGCGCTCGTCGTGGTCACCGCGACCCTTGCGGCGTATCCGCTCGCCCGCATGCAGTTCCGCGGCAAGGGCATCGTCTTCGGCGCGGTCATCGCGACGCTGCTCGTGCCGCCGGTCATCCTGATCATCCCGAACTACCTCATCGTGAGCGAGCTCGGGTGGCTCAACTCCCTCATGGCGGTCATCGTGCCGACGGCGGCGAGCGCGTTCGGCGTCTTCCTCATGCGGCAGTTCTTCCTGAGCCTGCCGCCGGAGCTCGAGGAGGCGGCGCGGCTCGACGGCGCGAACCCGTGGAGCACGTTCGTGCACATCATCCTGCCGCTCGCGAAGCCCGCGATCGCGACGCTCGCGCTGCTGGCGTTCCTCGGCAACTGGAACGACTTCCTGTGGCCGGTGTACGTGCTCTTCAACCCCGACGTGCAGACGCTCCCCGCCGGCCTCGCGACGCTGCAGTCGGCGAACGCGGTGCGCTACGACCTGCTCATGGCGGGCGCGGTGATCGCGTCGGCGCCGGTGCTGCTGCTCTACGTGCTGCTGCAGCGCTTCATCGTCGAGGGCGTCTCGCGGTCCGGGATCAAGGGATGA
- a CDS encoding carbohydrate ABC transporter permease produces MTSTNPAGVLPVAGRAPARRGLQSHGRATPWLFLAPYLLIFGGFVALPVVLGLWMSLHRWDYTLPRKPFVGLENYTDLLDPGSTTFGPFWQAMQATGVFMALSVPLLLVVPLLVAMLMNGRFPGRNFFRAVYFAPYVLGVAVVAVLWRYLLDTNIGLVNYYLELLGLPGDTAWLTSTIPAWTSLVGVTVWWTLGLNAVIYLAALQDIPADLYESARMDGANAWQQFWAVTLPGLRPVLMFVMINTIIASANMFGQSFLMTQGGPGRETRTAIYLIAEEGLRNFQMGSAAAMSYVLTVALVLLSVIVFWLFRERKEKES; encoded by the coding sequence ATGACCTCGACCAACCCAGCCGGCGTCCTCCCCGTTGCGGGGCGGGCGCCGGCCAGGCGGGGACTGCAGAGCCACGGGCGCGCGACGCCCTGGCTCTTCCTCGCGCCCTACCTGCTCATCTTCGGCGGCTTCGTCGCGCTGCCGGTGGTGCTCGGCCTCTGGATGAGCCTGCACCGCTGGGACTACACGCTGCCACGCAAGCCCTTCGTCGGGCTCGAGAACTACACCGACCTGCTCGATCCCGGATCGACGACGTTCGGGCCGTTCTGGCAGGCCATGCAGGCGACCGGCGTCTTCATGGCGCTCTCGGTGCCGCTGCTGCTCGTCGTGCCGCTGCTCGTCGCGATGCTCATGAACGGCCGCTTCCCGGGCCGGAACTTCTTCCGGGCCGTCTACTTCGCGCCGTACGTGCTCGGCGTCGCGGTCGTCGCGGTGCTCTGGCGCTACCTGCTCGACACGAACATCGGCCTCGTCAACTACTACCTCGAGCTGCTCGGCCTGCCCGGCGACACCGCGTGGCTCACGTCGACGATCCCGGCGTGGACGTCGCTCGTCGGCGTCACCGTGTGGTGGACGCTCGGCCTCAACGCCGTCATCTACCTCGCGGCCCTGCAGGACATCCCGGCCGACCTGTACGAGTCGGCGCGCATGGACGGCGCCAACGCCTGGCAGCAGTTCTGGGCGGTCACGCTGCCCGGCCTCCGCCCGGTGCTGATGTTCGTGATGATCAACACGATCATCGCGTCGGCGAACATGTTCGGCCAGTCCTTCCTCATGACCCAGGGCGGACCGGGCCGCGAGACCCGCACCGCGATCTACCTGATCGCCGAGGAGGGGCTGCGCAACTTCCAGATGGGCAGCGCCGCCGCCATGAGCTACGTGCTGACCGTCGCGCTCGTGCTGCTGAGCGTCATCGTCTTCTGGCTCTTCCGCGAGCGCAAGGAGAAGGAGTCATGA